The genomic interval GCAAGCGATCAAATGCGCCCAGAGAAATTTTGACACGGTTCTCTTCCAGCTTTACAGTACGTCCAGGAAAAATTCGCGTAAAAATACCCCCAAGAACCAACTTTCGTATTTTCTCAGCGGGAATATCAGACATACTTCTCATTACAGCATTGCGCTTTAGTATATCTGGATCTAATTCAAAAGTCATAGTGCTCACCTTTAAAATTCAATAAGACGCATTCTCAAGAAGAGGAAATCAACGCTGTGGCACGTCTGCCTTTAGCTCTGGGGTACGGCTAAAGGTCAGATCTCAATACCATCTCTTTCGAGATTACCCTTGCTTGCTAGACTGGCTACAGTTCCTGGTGGATGCTGATACCAGCCAGGATCTTCGTAATTGTTGATGTCTTCCCGAATTTTCACTACGGTAAACATCCCTCCCATCGTGATGTAGTCAAAAGGACCAGCAGCACCTACCATAGGAATGCTGTTCGGGGGGACTTGCATATGGCCTGCCTCGATATGCGCACCGTGCTCTCCCATGCCATCGTGTCCCATCGTCATGTAGGACGGCAGAAATGGGCGCACCTTACCATTCATTGCCCTTGCATTTACACCAATCATGTTGGGCAGGTCGTGCCCCATTTGGTTCATTACATGATGCGTCATGTGACAATGCAGCGCCCAGTCTCCCGGGCGTTCAGCGATGAACTCGGCGTCACGTGTACTCCCTACCGGGACCAGCACCGACGTTTCTCGCCATTGCGCACTCTCCGGTAAAGGGCCCCCGTCAGTTCCCGTAATCGTGAAATGATGACCGTGAATATGAATCGGATGATGATCCATTGCACTGAGGTTACCCAAGCGAACTCGAACCCGATCACCCTGCTTTGCAACAAGCGGAGCGGTGCCGGGATAGCAGCGTGCATTCATCGTTAGCACGTTGAAATCCGACATTTCGTTGGGGTTAGGCCGGGAAGTACCTGGATCGATACGCCACTCGCTTAGCATAATGGCAAAGTCTCGATCTACCCGCTGCGCAGGAGAAGATTGGCGTGGGTGCAACACAATCATCCCCATCATGCCAAGCGCCATCTGGGTCATTTCATCATGATGCGAGTGGTACATGAAGGTGCCGTGCTGGACAATGTCGAACTCGTACACAAAGGTCTCACCTGGCTTGATTGCGGGCTGGTTGAGGCCACCTACGCCATCCATCCCATTTGGCAATAAAAGGCCA from Bacteroidota bacterium carries:
- a CDS encoding copper oxidase; its protein translation is MKLTRRDLLRTSAVAMGSALVTPMVEPQGPILNEPGMPGQDYTPVITPNGSSLPWKVVDGVKVFHLIAEEVLHEFTSGLEATCWGYNGQVHGPTLEAVEGDRVRIYVTNKLPAPTTVHWHGLLLPNGMDGVGGLNQPAIKPGETFVYEFDIVQHGTFMYHSHHDEMTQMALGMMGMIVLHPRQSSPAQRVDRDFAIMLSEWRIDPGTSRPNPNEMSDFNVLTMNARCYPGTAPLVAKQGDRVRVRLGNLSAMDHHPIHIHGHHFTITGTDGGPLPESAQWRETSVLVPVGSTRDAEFIAERPGDWALHCHMTHHVMNQMGHDLPNMIGVNARAMNGKVRPFLPSYMTMGHDGMGEHGAHIEAGHMQVPPNSIPMVGAAGPFDYITMGGMFTVVKIREDINNYEDPGWYQHPPGTVASLASKGNLERDGIEI